In a single window of the Natator depressus isolate rNatDep1 chromosome 24, rNatDep2.hap1, whole genome shotgun sequence genome:
- the LOC141977344 gene encoding lens fiber membrane intrinsic protein-like produces the protein MYTLMGGGLLCAVSGLILLIVATATDFWMQYRYSGNLSNQGLWRFCMSGKCHPHTISIAFWDATRAFMLLSILSCFAGIILGLTAFSSSARASRTRSAGITLLIAGLFALLGLSVYTGVTVNFFGKRYADWRFSWSYILGWIAVILTLSAGIFHVCAVSKSPSPENSNAASG, from the exons ATGTACACCTTGATGGGAGGCGGGCTGTTGTGTGCAGTGTCGGGCCTGATCCTTCTCATCGTTGCCACAGCGACTGACTTCTGGATGCAATATCGCTACTCGGGGAACTTAAGCAACCAGGGGCTCTGGAGGTTCTGCATGAGCGGCAAGTGCCACCCCCACACCATCAGCATTG ccttcTGGGACGCCACCCGGGCATTCATGCTGCTCTCCATCCTCTCCTGCTTCGCAGGCATCATCCTGGGCCTCACTGCCTTCTCCAGCAGCGCCAGGGCATCCCGGACCCGCTCCGCCGGCATCACCCTGCTGATCGCTG GTCTCTTTGCATTGCTGGGGCTGTCGGTGTACACTGGTGTGACTGTGAATTTCTTCGGTAAGCGCTACGCTGACTGGCGCTTCTCCTGGTCCTACATCCTGGGCTGGATCGCTGTCATCCTCACCCTCTCGGCAG GCATTTTCCACGTCTGCGCCGTCTCCAAGAGCCCGTCCCCAGAGAACTCCAACGCGGCGAGTGGCTGA